TCGATTCTGAGCTTCAGCTCCTCCAGGTTCACTGGCTTGACGAGGTAGTCGTACGCCCCTTCCCGCATGGCGCGGATGGCCGAGTCCAGAGAGGGGTACGCGGTCAACAGGATGACCACGGCGTGTCGGTCAAGGCTCATGATTTCCTTGAGCAACTGCAGGCCGTCCATCTCTGGCATTTTCATGTCCGTGACCACGGCGTCGATCGGGTACTCCTGGTACTTCTGCAGCCCTTCGCGCCCGTCCCGTGCCACGATCGGATTG
This Calditrichota bacterium DNA region includes the following protein-coding sequences:
- a CDS encoding response regulator translates to MSNILIVDDEQDILDVLPQVMKRWGYNPIVARDGREGLQKYQEYPIDAVVTDMKMPEMDGLQLLKEIMSLDRHAVVILLTAYPSLDSAIRAMREGAYDYLVKPVNLEELKLRIERGLERKSQLKAIPMLRGLNWALIVSIPLWLILGIILAKLLR